TCCAGTGCGCCGCGACGAAGGCAAGGAAAGCCGCCGCGATCAGGAGGCCGCCGACGATGGCGACGACAACGGCGACGTTGATGCCGGCAGGGAGCGGCGGCAGCGCATTGCGGATGGAGGCGGCAGCCGCCGGCGCGATCACGCCATCGGCCTCCCATTGCACAAGATCAGCTTCGAGGCGCTGCCGGTAGGTCTTGTCGAACATCGTGGTGAGATCACCTGGCTCCCGCCTGATGGCGGGACCTTGCTAGGTCGGATCCTGCGGGGAATGGGTTCAAGCTGGCGGCGGGCTGAGGGGGTTTTCGAGGGCTGGATAACAATAATGGCGAAAACAACCCCATGCACCGTAGCCCGCGACTGCAGGCCTGGCGTTTGCTGGGTCCAACGAACCATCTGATGCATCGATCTTTTCATATTTTGCAAAAGTGATGCTCGGACTGCGCCAATGGTTGGAAGACACTCGGGGCTGTAGCCTTCGGTCAAGATGGCCATGAGCGGCCACACTGCAACGAGGGAGGACTGCATCCATGGGGGGAGCGGATCATACCGGCGGTCCGCAAGGGCCCGCCGCGGGATTTGGCGCGCGCAGCGGCCTGAGCGGGCGCCCCGAAGGGACGGTGGCGAGAGCGCTCCCAAGAACACTCCCGAGAACGCTGCTATGTCTCGTCGCCGCGACGACGCTGGCGCTCCAGGCGGGCGCCGCGAGGGCCCAGACGACCGCGGAATCCTGGCCGAACCGCGCGATCACCTGGGTGGTGCCGTTCGGGGCCGGCGGCGTCACCGACCTCGTCTCGCGCAAGATCGCGGAGCTGCTGCGGATACGGCTTGGGCAGCCCGTGGTGGTGGAGAACCGACCCGGCGCTGGCGGGACCATCGGGACGGAGTTCGTGGCCCGGGCCCAGCCCGACGGCTACACCGTGCTCTACGCCTCCGGCGGGCCGATGACGATCCAGCCGAATCTCGGGCTGACGAAGCTCAACTACGACCCGCTCAAGAGCTACGTCCACGTCCGCGGCGTGAGCTCGTCGAACCAGATCCTCGTCGCGACCGCGGCTGCGCCCTACAACACGCTGGCTGAGTTCGTCGCCTACGCGAAGGCCAATCCGGGCAAGGTCAATTTCGGCTCCCCCGGCCCCGGCACCGCCCAGCACCTCGCCGGCGAGATGCTTCAGGCGGCCGCCGGCATCAAGCTGACCCACGTGCCCTACAAGTCGGGCTCGAGCCAGATGACCGACATGATGTCGGGCATCCTGGACGTCTCCTTCGACTACCTCACCGTGCTGAGGCCCCTGATCGACACCGGCAAGGTCAAGGTGCTCGGCACCACCGGCGCGGCGCGGATGGCCGCGCTGCCGGATGCGCCGACGGTGCTCGAGGCCGGCTACCCCGACGCGGTCAATGCCGGCTCGACCTGGGTCTCGCTCCCGGCCGGGACCGACCCGAAAATCGTGGCCAAACTCTCCGAGGCGATGGCCGCCGTGCTCGCCGACCCCGGCATCGCCGCGGACCTCACCGCCAACGGCCAGGTGTCGATCGCCGACAAAGGCCCGGCCGAGTTGGTGCCGTTCATCGTCGAGGAGACGGCACGCAACAAGCGGGTGATCGAGAGCGCGGGGATCGGTGCGCAGTAGCTCGGCGTACGGCCGTGTACGTCGCGCACGCGAAGGAGCGGCCGTCGGGGCGGCGCCGACCGATCGCGAAGGAGCGGAAGGGGCCGATGTCGCCGTGGACGATGGTGGGCCCGACGCGGCCGTTCGCACGAACTTGACGTCCAGAGAGGGATTAGATTCCGCTTTCCCGATGCCGGTTCGGCGTGAACAGCGCGTTGACCATGGTCCCGTGTGCCGATGGTCGTCCGGAGCGAACGCGAAAAGTCCATTCAGATCTTAAGAACGGCGATTTCTACCGATGTTTTCGCGGCTGCTGGCGGAGAGGGAGGGATTCGAACCCCCGATAGGCTTGCACCTATGCCGCATTTCGAGTGCGGTGCATTCAACCACTCTGCCACCTCTCCTGAAGGCGCCATATAGGAGCTGCGGCCCCTGTGGTTGGGGGCGTTAATAGGCGAGGATGGCGGGCCAGACAAGGCGCGAAAGGGGAAAATCCGCTGCCTCTTTGACCCCCAATCCCTAGAGCCCCGCTCCGATGGATCGGAACGGAGCTCTAGACTCTTGTCTTGACGCGTTTTCTTGACGCGAACCGGCGTCCACTTCGCTTGAAAACGCTTTGCCTTTGAGGGGAACCGCCATGGAGCATCTCACGGTCTCGGCCAATGGCGCCAAATTCCACGTGGCTCGCGCCGGACAAGGAAAACCGGTGCTTTTGCTGCATGGTTGGCCGGAATTCTGGCTGACCTGGGAGCCGGTGATATCTGGGCTGGCGGACCGCTTCATGCTGATCGCGCCCGACCTGCGCGGCTTCGGTGACAGCGACAAGCCGGATGGGCCTTTTGGTCCGGACGGCCATGCCGCCGACATGCTGGCGCTGATGGACGGGCTCGGCATCGAGCGATTCGGCCTGGTCGGCCACGATGTCGGCGGCGCCGTGATGCAGCCGCTGACGCGGCAGGCGCCGGAGCGGCTCGCCGGGCTGTTCTTCTTCGATTTCGTCTATCCCGGCATCGGGCCGCGCATGGCGGCGCCCGACAGGCTCAACCACATCTGGTACCAGTCCTTCCACCAGATGGAGATGGCGCCTGCGCTGATCGGTGCGAGCCGCGAGACCTGCGCCCTCTATATCAGCCATTTCCTCAAAGGCTGGGCGCATCGCAAGAACGCGTTCGACGATGTTCTCGACGCCTTCGCCGACAATTTCTTCAAGAAAGGCAACCTCGCCGGCGGCTTTGCGCATTATCGCGCCTCACATGCCGGACGGGTCGCGATGATGAAGGGGGAGGCCGTGCGGCTGCCGCCGATCGATGTACCGACCTGCGTGCGCTGGGCCGAGCACGACCCGCTGTTTCCCTATGCGTGGACCGATCGGCTGGGCGAGACGTTCAGCGCGCTCGATCTTGCGATGTTTCCTGACGTCGGCCACTTCCCGCATCGGGAAGATCCGGATCGCGCGGCCGCGGAGATCGCGGCGTTCTTTCAGCGTATTGACTGGAGCTAGCCGCTGACTGGAGCTAGCCGCCAAACGCGGCCAAGGCTGCGAACAGAACCGGTAAGGTCCCGAGCACGACCACGACGATGCAAAAGGTGAGATCATTGCCCATGACGGGCATTTTAGGACTGGATCAGCGGTCGCCCAGTGCAGTTTGTGCCAGAATGATCGGGAGAGCGGGACCAGCGGAAGGTCCGGCCCCCAAGGGGTGGGACCGCCAGACGCGGTAAACACTGGCGGTCCCGTGCCGCTCATTGAAACTCTGGCCAGGAAGGGCGGCTTCGCCGGCCAGGCGAGGCGACGATTCGACCCTAGCGTGCAGGGCGTGCACCGCAACGCAATCCGTCCCTTAACCTAACCGGTCAAGGTTACTTGGTGTCGTTCTTGCCGTTGTCCTTGCCCTTTTTCTTGCCATTCTCCGTAGAATCCCGGTCCTTTCCATTCTCCTTGCGGCGATTGGTGAAGCGCGCATTGCCGAGGCCGGTGCCGATGGTGAGCACACCCCAGCGATCGACGTCCTGCATGAACGGCACCTCCGAGAGACCCTGAACCACGCCGTCATTGTGCATCAGGATCGCGGTATCGTGCTCGCCGATGACGGGGATGCCCTCGATCAGGCTCGCCGGCAGGTTGAACTTGCTGCTCTCCCAATTGCCCGGCAGGTTCTGCGCGCCCTTCTCGATCGAGCCGTCCGCGTTGATCACGCCGGGACAGGCGATGCCGATGAAAGGCGCGAGCTTGAAGCCTTCCTTCTCGGCCTCTGCGATCAGCCCCTTCAGCATCTTGGTGAGGCGCTTCACCGCGCCTTCGCGCGTCGGCTCGTCGTCGGCATGACGCCACAGCTCGGAGTGCACCACCTTGGCCTTCGACAGGTCTTTCGCCTTCTTCCAATTGGTTTCCACCAGGCCGCAGCGGATGTTGGTGCCGCCGATATCGACGGCGAGGATGCTGTCATGGGCCTCGAAGATCCAGGACGGCGCCAGATGCAGCGCGCCGAGCAGGCCAGCCTCGTCGGGGTGATGGCGGATCGGCATCAGGTCGATCTTGAAGTCCTCGGCTTTCAGGATGATCTCGGTGCGCGCGATCGCGAGCTCGCCGAGCCGGGAATCGCGAAAACCGCCGCCGACCACGATACGCTCGGTCTTGGCCCAGGCCTTGGTCTTGAGGAAGCGGCGCGTGACGTAAGCGAGCTCCTGGGCAAAATCCTCGATCGCGCTGTGCACCACCGCAGAGGCCTCGGTGTCGTCGCCGACCAGGATGGCGTCCAGCGTCTTCTTGCTGATGTTTTCCGAGGGCTCCTTGCCGAACGGGTCCTCGCCGGTCTTGCGCAGCGGCTTGCGCCAGCGGTCGAGAATGTCGCGAAAGGCGCCCTTGCTGGCGCGGTCGCCGAGGAAGCCGTCCTCGTCCTTCAATTCGATGTTGAAACTGTCGACGTCCACCGACGGCAGCCGCTCGGCGCCGTGATGGGCGATGCCCGTCGTCTTGACCAGTTCGTCTGTTGCCATGGGAGCCCTTGCCCGCTTACCTGTTCCGGCGGGGACAACGGCGGGGGAACCCGTTTGTTGCAAAGCTGGTCGAGATTCCGCTGAAGCTCTACAGCGCGGCCAAATCCTTCAAATCCGGGCCTTTTTCGCCGGTTTTCCTTGACTTGCCGCTGATGGCGGCTATAAGTCCCACAGCCGGCGCGGGGCGTTTCTCGCGCCGCTTGTTTTTGCGTGGGTTTTCAAAGGGATAACTCCCCTCCCGCACAAAACGCGCATAAACCCTTAGCGACTGACAAAAAGCCGGCCCCGACGCTTCTCGTCGCGAGGCCGGGATTGAACACGGAGAAAAAAACGATGTTCGCAGTCATCAAAACCGGCGGCAAGCAATACCGCGTCGTGCCGGATGATGTTCTCGAAGTAGGCAAGATCGCCGGCGAAGTCGGCACGATCGTGCAGCTGAATGAAGTGCTCGTGGTCGGCGGCGACACGCCGGTCCTGGGCGTCCCGACGGTCGCAGGCGCGTCCGTTGCGGTCGAGGTGCTTGACCACAAGCGCGGACCGAAGGTCATCGCGTTCAAGAAGCGCCGCCGCAAGAACTCGCGCCGCAAGCGCGGCTATCGCGACGAGATCACGGTTCTGCGCGTCAGCGAGATCCTGACGGACGGCGCCAAGCCCACCAAGGGCCCGCGTCCGAAGAAGGAGAAGGTGGCCAAGGAGCCCGCACAGGAAGCCGCCGAATAACGAGATTTGATCACGCCAATTCACGAATTGATGCGTGAGAAATCGTGAAATGATTCCGTCAAGGAATTGATCTAGACATACGCAGGATTTCGGAGACGAGCCATGGCTCACAAAAAAGCAGGCGGTTCATCGCGCAACGGACGCGATTCGAAGGGCAAGCGCCTCGGCATCAAGGCGTTCGGCGGGGAGATCGTCACTCCCGGCAACATCATTGCGCGTCAGCGCGGCACCACCTGGCACCCCGGCCTTAATGTCGGCATGGGCACGGACCACACTTTGTTCGCCAAGGTTGAAGGTCGTGTTGCGTTCCAGGCCAAAGCCAACGGCCGCACCTTCGTATCGGTACTCCCGATCGCAGAGGCGGCTGAATAGACGGTGGATCAATTTGGAGTCCGCCGGGTCCTGACCAAACCGGCGGAGTCCAGAGATCATCGAGATCGAAGGCTCCAAGGGGAGGCGGGAAACCGGCCTCCCCTTTTCTTTGACTTGCTCACTTTGACTTAGTGACTTTCCAGGAGCCGGACATGTTGCAGGATTTCTCGAGCGCGACCTTGCAGGAGGCGAGACCGAACGTCGTCGCCACCGAGCGACTGACCTTGCGGCGGCCGACACTCGCCGACGTCAGGACCATCGCCCACCTCGCCAACGACCGCCGCATCGCGGAAAACACCCGCCGCCTCCCGCATCCCTATTCGCAGGACGACGCCGTCGCGTTCGTCCGCGCCACCGCCGCGCTCGGCAGCGAGACCGTGTTCCTGATCGAGCACGACACCGGGCCGGTCGGCATGGTCGGCATCGACTGCTCCACGCCCGACAATGCCGAGCTCGGCTACTGGCTCGGCGTCGAGCATTGGGGCCAGGGCTTTGCCACCGAGGCCGCGCGCGGCGCGATCGATTTCTTCTTCGAGGAATTCGAGGACGACCATCTCTATGCCGGCGCGCGCGTCACCAACCCGGCCTCGCGCAAGGTGCTGGAGAAGTGCGGCTTCCAGTGGAGCGGCGTCCAGCTGCACCGCTTCCTGGCGCTGGGATCCTCCACGCCGGTCGATTGCTTCCGCCTCTCGCGCGGCGTGTGGGCGTCGCTGAAGAGCTGGAGCAGCGCGAGGAGGGTGCGGTAGCCCCAACTCCTCCCGCGTGTCGTCCTGGCGAAGGCCAGGACCCGTTACCCCGACTGTCGTCGTGCGAAGGCTCCCACTCCGATTCTTCGCCAAACTTCTTCCTGGGGGTATGGGTCCCGGATCAGCGCTCCGCTCCAGACAACGCTGCGCGTTGTCGGGAGCTGCGCTTGTCCGGGACGACGGCGAGATTAATCGATCGACCTCAAGCCGGCGGATTCACCGGCTCGCTCTCGCGGCCCAGATCGCGCTCACGCAGATAGATATAGAATCCCGCGCCGATGATGATGGCCGCGCCGACGATGGTGGCGACCTCCGGCACGTCGCCAAACACGACGAAACCGAAGATCACGGCCCAGACGATCATCGAATATTGGTAGGGCACGACGACGCTGGCCGGCGCGAGCTTCAGCGATCGGTTGACGCAGAACAGCGCGGTGACCGAAACACATCCCGCCAGCGCGAAGATCACGAGGCTGCCTGATGTCGGCGGCACCCAGTGAAATGCCGACAGCACGGCACCCAGTGAAAACGTGCCGACGAATTGCGAGGACGCCATCACGATGTCGGGCGTCTTGCGCAAGCTGCGCGTGATCAGCATCAGGGTCGCGAAGGACAGGCTGCCGCCGAGCGCGATCAGCGCCGGCAGGCTGACGGTCTGCGCGGAAGGGCGCAGTGCGATCAGGACGCCGCAGAAGCCGATCAGGATCGCGGTCCAGCGCCGCCAGCCGACCTTCTCCCCTAAGAAGATCGCCGACATCGCGGTGACGAAGATCGGACCGGCGAGATAATAGGTGATGACGTCGGCGAGCGGCAGGTAGACGGTCGCGAGGAAGAACGCGGCGACCTCGAGCGTCGACAGCACGACGCGAAACAGCTGCAGGCGCGGCCGCTCCAGATGCAGGAACTGATGACGCTGCGTCCAGATCAGCGGCGACAGCAGCAGCAGCGCGGCGCAGGCGCGCAGGAACAGCAGCTGCCCGACCGAATACGTCCCGACCAGGAACTTGCCCATGGCATCGCCGAACGAGAACATGAAGATCGACAGCACCATCAGCGCGATGCCGGCAAGGCGCGCGGAGCGGTCGTCATAGGCGGAGAGATTCTTGAAGAAGGGCATTGAACCGGTCGGACTATGAGAGGTCGTCATTGCGAGCGAAGCGAAGCAATCCAGAGTGCTTCGGCGGAAATAGTCTGGATTGCTTCGTCGCTTCGCTCCTCGCAACGACGGGAGGAGAGAGCGTCGAAAACCCGGCGACTAGAGCCGCTTGCCGTCGTTTTAATGACGTGAGCGAGCGCGACAAGCCCGCGCAAGTCGAATTGAACGGATTGTCGCACTCTTCGCATCGCGGTAGCGATAAGCGCCCCACCGATAAATGAGCATGGACATGACCGACTTCGATCCGACCCAGCACCGCATGATCCCCACGCAACGCTGGTTTGAGGATTTCATGGTCGGCGAACGCTTCGTGCTGCCGAGCCGGACCCAGACCTCGGCGGTGTTCGCGGCGTTCCAGACCGCGAGCGGCGACACTCACCCCGTGCACTACGACGTGGAATATTGCCGCGCCCGCGGCATGCCGCATCTGCTCGCCCACGGTTTTCAGACCCTGATCCACACCGCGCCCGGCGCCGGGCTGTTTCCGTTCATGGTCGAGGAGTCCCTGGTCGGCTTCCTCGAGCAGTCGAGCCGGTTCCTCAAACCCGTGTTTGCCGACGACACGCTCTATCCGGCGCTCGAGGTCACCGAGCTGGCGCCGGGCCGCACGACCGGAGCGGTGACGCTTGGAAGCACCGTATTCAACCAGCGCAAGGAGCTGGTGCTGGAGGGCATGCAGAAATTCCTGATCCGGAGGCGACCGGCTGGTTAAGCACGCTCCGAAATCGCGGAATTTCCGCCGATTTGCGGATCAATCCGGGTTGCCGCGTCCTCGTCGCTGGCCTACCTATGGCGCATGAAATTCCTCGACGAAGCAAAGGTCTATATCCGCTCCGGTGACGGCGGGAACGGCTGCGTGGCGTTCCGCCGCGAGAAGTTCATCGAATTCGGCGGCCCCTCCGGCGGCAATGGCGGCCGCGGCGGCAATGTCATCATCGAGGTCGCCGATGGGCTCAACACGCTGATCGACTACCGCTACCAGCAGCACTTCAAGGCCCAGAAGGGCGAGAACGGCATGGGCTCGGACCGCCACGGCGCCAACGGCAAGAACATCGTGCTGAAGGTTCCCATGGGGACGCAGATCTTCGACGAGGACCGCGAGACGCTGATCCACGACTTCACCAAGGTCGGCGAAAAGTTCGTGCTGGCTGAAGGCGGCAATGGCGGCTTCGGCAATGCGCATTTCAAATCGTCGACCAACCGCGCGCCGCGCAACGCCAATCCCGGCCAGGTGGGTGAAGAGCGCTGGATCTGGCTGCGGCTGAAGCTGATCGCAGATGCCGGCCTGGTCGGCATGCCCAATGCCGGCAAATCGACCTTCCTGAGCAAGGTCAGCGCGGCGCGGCCGAAGATCGCCGACTATCCCTTCACCACGCTGCATCCGCAGCTCGGCGTCGTGAACGCCGACGGCCGCGAATTCGTGCTCGCGGACATTCCGGGTCTGATCGAAGGCGCGCATGAAGGCACCGGCCTCGGCGATCGCTTCCTCGGCCATGTCGAGCGCTGCCGCGTGCTGCTGCATCTTATCGATGCCACGAGCGAGCACGCCGGCAAGGCCTACAAGACGGTGCGCAAGGAGCTCGATGCCTATGGCGGTCAGCTCACCGACAAGATCGAGATCGTCGCACTGAACAAGATCGACGCGGTCGAGCCGGACGAGCTGAAGAAGCAGAAGGACCGCCTGAAGCGCGCCGCCAAGAAGACGCCGCTGCTGCTGTCCGGCGTGACCGGCCAGGGCGTCAAGGAAGCCCTGCGCGCGCTGGCGGAGGTGATCGGCGAGAGCCCGGTCTCCGCGAAGGCGAAGAGTGCGGCGGAAGCGGAGCCGTGGTCGGCCTGACTGTCGTCCCGGCAGAGCCCGGGACCCATACGCCGCAGCAATAGTTTTGCGAAGACTCGGAGTTACCAGCTCGTTCTACAACCACTCCCTGTGGTTATGGGTCCCGGCCTTCGCCGGAACGACATGGAATATGCGGCCACAGGGACACGCCTCGCTGATAGCTTGTCATCGCCGTCTTGATAGCGCAGCATCGCATCATCAAGAAACGACAGGACGACGCATGGCGCGCGCGAAGAACGTTCTCTGGATCATGTGCGACCAGCTTCGCTATGATTACCTCGGCTGCACCGGCCATCCCACGCTAAAGACACCGAACATCGACGCCATGGCCAAGCGTGGCGTGCTGTTCAGCAAAGCGTATGTGCAATCGCCGATCTGCGGCCCGTCGCGGATGTCGTTCTACACCGGCCGCTACATGCGCTCGCACGGCTCGCACTGGAACGGCTGGCCGTTGCGTGTCGGCGAGCCCACCCTCGGCGATCATCTCAAGAAAATCGGCGTGCGCAACGTGCTGGTCGGCAAGACCCACATGGCGCCTGATATCGAAGGCATGAAGGCGCTCGGCATCCCCCCGGAATCTGTCATCGGCGTGCACGTCGCCGAATGCGGGTTCGAGCCCTATGAGCGCGACGACGGCCTGCATCCGACCGGCCGGCCGCGGCCGAAATACGACGAATATCTGCGACAGCAGGGCTTTGAAGCCACCAACCCCTGGGAGCATTGGGCCAATTCCGGCGCGGCCGACGACGGCTCGTTGCAGAACGGCTGGCTGCTGGTGCATGCCGACAAGGCCGCGCGCGTGCCGGACGAGCACTCCGAGACGCCCTACATGACGCGGCGCGCCATGGATTTCATCAGCGAGGCCGAGACCGACGGTCGGCCGTGGTGCCTGCATCTATCCTACATCAAGCCGCACTGGCCCTATATCGCGCCCGAGCCCTATGCGAGCATGTATTCGACGGATGACATGATCCCGGTGATCCGCTCCGACCGCGAGCGGCAGAATCCGCATCCCGTGTTCGGCGCCTACATGGAC
This genomic stretch from Bradyrhizobium sp. CCGB12 harbors:
- a CDS encoding tripartite tricarboxylate transporter substrate binding protein, which gives rise to MGGADHTGGPQGPAAGFGARSGLSGRPEGTVARALPRTLPRTLLCLVAATTLALQAGAARAQTTAESWPNRAITWVVPFGAGGVTDLVSRKIAELLRIRLGQPVVVENRPGAGGTIGTEFVARAQPDGYTVLYASGGPMTIQPNLGLTKLNYDPLKSYVHVRGVSSSNQILVATAAAPYNTLAEFVAYAKANPGKVNFGSPGPGTAQHLAGEMLQAAAGIKLTHVPYKSGSSQMTDMMSGILDVSFDYLTVLRPLIDTGKVKVLGTTGAARMAALPDAPTVLEAGYPDAVNAGSTWVSLPAGTDPKIVAKLSEAMAAVLADPGIAADLTANGQVSIADKGPAELVPFIVEETARNKRVIESAGIGAQ
- a CDS encoding alpha/beta fold hydrolase, with protein sequence MEHLTVSANGAKFHVARAGQGKPVLLLHGWPEFWLTWEPVISGLADRFMLIAPDLRGFGDSDKPDGPFGPDGHAADMLALMDGLGIERFGLVGHDVGGAVMQPLTRQAPERLAGLFFFDFVYPGIGPRMAAPDRLNHIWYQSFHQMEMAPALIGASRETCALYISHFLKGWAHRKNAFDDVLDAFADNFFKKGNLAGGFAHYRASHAGRVAMMKGEAVRLPPIDVPTCVRWAEHDPLFPYAWTDRLGETFSALDLAMFPDVGHFPHREDPDRAAAEIAAFFQRIDWS
- a CDS encoding ROK family protein, with translation MATDELVKTTGIAHHGAERLPSVDVDSFNIELKDEDGFLGDRASKGAFRDILDRWRKPLRKTGEDPFGKEPSENISKKTLDAILVGDDTEASAVVHSAIEDFAQELAYVTRRFLKTKAWAKTERIVVGGGFRDSRLGELAIARTEIILKAEDFKIDLMPIRHHPDEAGLLGALHLAPSWIFEAHDSILAVDIGGTNIRCGLVETNWKKAKDLSKAKVVHSELWRHADDEPTREGAVKRLTKMLKGLIAEAEKEGFKLAPFIGIACPGVINADGSIEKGAQNLPGNWESSKFNLPASLIEGIPVIGEHDTAILMHNDGVVQGLSEVPFMQDVDRWGVLTIGTGLGNARFTNRRKENGKDRDSTENGKKKGKDNGKNDTK
- the rplU gene encoding 50S ribosomal protein L21, with protein sequence MFAVIKTGGKQYRVVPDDVLEVGKIAGEVGTIVQLNEVLVVGGDTPVLGVPTVAGASVAVEVLDHKRGPKVIAFKKRRRKNSRRKRGYRDEITVLRVSEILTDGAKPTKGPRPKKEKVAKEPAQEAAE
- the rpmA gene encoding 50S ribosomal protein L27, translating into MAHKKAGGSSRNGRDSKGKRLGIKAFGGEIVTPGNIIARQRGTTWHPGLNVGMGTDHTLFAKVEGRVAFQAKANGRTFVSVLPIAEAAE
- a CDS encoding GNAT family N-acetyltransferase; translated protein: MLQDFSSATLQEARPNVVATERLTLRRPTLADVRTIAHLANDRRIAENTRRLPHPYSQDDAVAFVRATAALGSETVFLIEHDTGPVGMVGIDCSTPDNAELGYWLGVEHWGQGFATEAARGAIDFFFEEFEDDHLYAGARVTNPASRKVLEKCGFQWSGVQLHRFLALGSSTPVDCFRLSRGVWASLKSWSSARRVR
- a CDS encoding DMT family transporter; protein product: MPFFKNLSAYDDRSARLAGIALMVLSIFMFSFGDAMGKFLVGTYSVGQLLFLRACAALLLLSPLIWTQRHQFLHLERPRLQLFRVVLSTLEVAAFFLATVYLPLADVITYYLAGPIFVTAMSAIFLGEKVGWRRWTAILIGFCGVLIALRPSAQTVSLPALIALGGSLSFATLMLITRSLRKTPDIVMASSQFVGTFSLGAVLSAFHWVPPTSGSLVIFALAGCVSVTALFCVNRSLKLAPASVVVPYQYSMIVWAVIFGFVVFGDVPEVATIVGAAIIIGAGFYIYLRERDLGRESEPVNPPA
- a CDS encoding MaoC family dehydratase, with amino-acid sequence MTDFDPTQHRMIPTQRWFEDFMVGERFVLPSRTQTSAVFAAFQTASGDTHPVHYDVEYCRARGMPHLLAHGFQTLIHTAPGAGLFPFMVEESLVGFLEQSSRFLKPVFADDTLYPALEVTELAPGRTTGAVTLGSTVFNQRKELVLEGMQKFLIRRRPAG
- the obgE gene encoding GTPase ObgE, whose protein sequence is MKFLDEAKVYIRSGDGGNGCVAFRREKFIEFGGPSGGNGGRGGNVIIEVADGLNTLIDYRYQQHFKAQKGENGMGSDRHGANGKNIVLKVPMGTQIFDEDRETLIHDFTKVGEKFVLAEGGNGGFGNAHFKSSTNRAPRNANPGQVGEERWIWLRLKLIADAGLVGMPNAGKSTFLSKVSAARPKIADYPFTTLHPQLGVVNADGREFVLADIPGLIEGAHEGTGLGDRFLGHVERCRVLLHLIDATSEHAGKAYKTVRKELDAYGGQLTDKIEIVALNKIDAVEPDELKKQKDRLKRAAKKTPLLLSGVTGQGVKEALRALAEVIGESPVSAKAKSAAEAEPWSA
- a CDS encoding alkaline phosphatase family protein, with amino-acid sequence MARAKNVLWIMCDQLRYDYLGCTGHPTLKTPNIDAMAKRGVLFSKAYVQSPICGPSRMSFYTGRYMRSHGSHWNGWPLRVGEPTLGDHLKKIGVRNVLVGKTHMAPDIEGMKALGIPPESVIGVHVAECGFEPYERDDGLHPTGRPRPKYDEYLRQQGFEATNPWEHWANSGAADDGSLQNGWLLVHADKAARVPDEHSETPYMTRRAMDFISEAETDGRPWCLHLSYIKPHWPYIAPEPYASMYSTDDMIPVIRSDRERQNPHPVFGAYMDMRYSRNMARDDAREKVIPTYMGLITQIDDQMGVLMKFLEARGLLDTTMIVFTSDHGDYLGDHWMGEKDLFHEQSAKIPLIIIDPFNEADATRGTRNDALVEGIDLAPTFVDYFGGKVPGHILEGRSLLPLLRGPTPPDWRKVAFSEYDYAMQDVRLKLNQPIERCRLFMVFDGRWKYIHASGFRPMLYDLETDPEEYVDRGDDPDCTGVIARLQAELFDWALHPNDHITTPREKIAAYADNQLQVKGGVLIGIWDEAELAAIKDGIAQRAKM